The Gammaproteobacteria bacterium genome contains the following window.
TTCATAGTTGATTTTAGCGTTGTTCGAATCCCCGAGTGCCAAATAAGCATCGGCTATTTTGATAAGCGCTAGCCCTTTAAAAGCAGGATTATTAGCTGTCACTTTTTCCAAAGTCTTAATCGCTGTTGTTTCTTCGTGGTTCGCGATTTGTATACTGCCTAAACGCAATTCGGCAATAGCAGTGATGTTTTTGTCGTGACTGTTAGCAATAATCCAACTTAGAGCAGTATCGGCAGAAGGGTAGTCTTGTTTATCCGCGGCGACTTTGGCTTGAATGAAAACAGCATATTGTGTATAGGGAGAGCGTGTGTATTTTTTCTTCAAAGTGGCTACGGATTTTGTCAATAAATCAGTACGCTTCGTTTGGTAGGCGTCAACGGTTTGCTGATAAAGTACCGAAGCGCTAATCGCTTGATTATGTTGATAAGTCTTCCAATAGCGCCAGCCATATAATACAACAATAGCTAGAACGATACCCGCTAAAATCGAAGGGCCATACGATTTTAGCCACCGCTTAAGGTCATCAATTTGTTCTTCTTCAGTTTTATAAACACTCACGAAATAGCTCTCCTGGGCTTGAATGCCCCGCCAATTAGGTCCGGCATTATAAACAAAAGAAAGCTAATGATCACCTAGTATCGTGAGTAAATCTTCAAAGCTAAGCGATTGTTGCGGTTGTTCTTCTCGCAAGAATTTCAAGGTGATTTTTCCTTGGAGAATTTCATCTTCACCCAAGATCAAAGCGTAGCGAGCATTGCTTTTATCTGCTTTTTTGAACTGGCTTTTAAAACTGCTGCTTCCACAGTGTGTGATCAGGCGTAAATTTGGCAAACTGGCGCGTAATTTATCGGCTAAAACGAGTCCGTTTTTTTGTGCTTGTTCGCCAGCCAGAATGAGATAGGCATCTATCGATGGAATAATCGCTTGAAATGCAGCTTGTGTTTCTAATAATAAAATCAATCGCTCAATACCAAGGGCGAAACCAATAGCAGGGGTTGAATCGCCACCGAGTTGTGAGACTAAGCCATTATATCGTCCACCAGCGCATACCGTGCTTTGTGCGCCTAAGCCATCGTCAGCCACCCATTCAAATACGGTATCATTATAGTAATCTAAGCCTCTGACGATATACGGATTGATTTGATAGTGAATTCCTAATGCATCTAAATAAGACAACAATGCGAGCTGGTGTTGTTTTGAGTTTTCATCTAGGAAATCGAGTAATTTTGGTGCTTGGGCGATTAAAGGTTTGAGCGCAGGATTTTTGCTGTCTAAAATACGCATAGGATTAGTGTCTAAGCGACGCAGGCAATCTTCATCAAGTTGCGCTTTGTACGGTGTAAAATAAGCAACTAATGCATTGCGATATTGGTTTCGTGTTTCTGCAGTGCCGATAGAATTAATTTGTAAAGTCACGGCGTGGCTGAGATTAAATGCTTGAAAAATAGCAGCAGATAAAGCAATCACTTCAGCGTCGATATCAGGAGAAGATATCCCAAAAGCTTCAATCCCTAACTGATGAAATTGGCGGTACCTACCCTTTTGCGGGCGTTCGTGACGATAAAACGGCCCCATGTACCAAAGTCGTGGCGTTTGATTGTAAAGTAATCCATGTTCCAATGCGGCGCGCACACAACAGGCGGTGCCCTCGGGTCTTAAGCTTAAGGCATCTCCATTGCGGTCTTCGAAGGAGTACATTTCTTTTTCAACAATGTCAGTCACATCACCGATAGAGCGCTTAAATAAAGCGGTTTGTTCTAAAACCGGAAAGCGAATTTCTTGATAGCCATGTCCGTGTACAATTCGATTTAATGTTGCTTCCACATACTGCCAACGACCCGATTGTTCTGGCAATAAATCATTCATGCCTCGGATAGCTTTAATCAAACTGCTCATGCTGTTTCCTGCGCATCGACTACTTCTGGCTGCGTCGGAGCTGCCGGTGTTGTCACTTTAGGCGGCGGTGCAGGTTGTTTCTTTATCGGTGTTGGCGCTGCAACCACAGGCGCAGGTGGAGCTTCAACAGGGGGTGATATTTCGGTTGGTTGAGGAGGCGCACTTTCAGGCGCTGTTACTACATCTTGCTCTGGCGTAAGAGGTGCGTTTTCTTCAGATTGGATTGCATTGTTTTCATCTTCAGGCTCTATGGGTTCATCTTGCGGCTGGGATGCAATATATTCCTCAGCTTGGCTGGAAGTGTCCATGGGCTCTATAGCAATAGCTTCATCGGATTTTATAGGAGCATCTATAGTTGCAGGTTGGCTGGCAGTATTTTCAGCTTGCTTGCCACTGTGCCAAATAGAAGCAAATACAATTAAAATTACAACAATAATCAGATAAGTGAACACTTTTTTTATGTTGAACTGTATAAGTTGTTTTTTATAGACTGGGGGTGATTTCTTTATTGTGCTTGGCGCTGGAGCGCCAGAATCTAATGTCCGCACTATTTCCTCAACTATATTGTCGGGTAGACTAAGATATTTCGCATACGAACGAATATAGCCGCGTATAAAAACCGGCGCTAAATGACGCTGTATAAATTCGCCGGCCTCAATCTGCTCAATCATCGTTACAGTTAAATGTAGCGCATTAGCCACTTCCGCAACGCTTAATCCACGTTGTTCACGAGTTTCTTTAAAGACTGCATAAGCTTGTTCATGTGTTACGGTCATTTTTTGATATTCTCTAATACTAACTATGCTGGTATCTTACCTAAAATGCTCTTATATACAAGCGATACTGATTATGATGTCTTCATCAAAGCCACTGCTTATTCCTTCATGGCCCGCACCAAGTAATATTCGCGCTTATAGTACTTTGCGCTATCCTGGAGAAAGTCACGGGGTTTATGCAGGATTTAATTTAGCTCTTCACGTTGGGGATGAGAAAAGCCAAGTATTAGCCAATCGACACGACTTAATAGATTACGCAAATCTTCCCTCAATGCCCAAATGGCTCAATCAAACTCATAGCAATATTGCGCTACTAGCCGAAACAGTTTCGTCTGAAATTGCGCCGAATGCGGATGCGAGTTACACGCAAAAGCCTCATGAGATTTGCGTGGTGATGACGGCTGATTGTTTGCCAATTTTAGTGACGAATAAAGAGGGCACAGAAGTGGCGGCTATTCATGCTGGATGGCAAGGATTAGCAGCGGGGGTGATTGAAAATACATTATCAGCGTTAAAATCAAAACCTGAATCCTTGATGGTTTGGATTGGTCCTTCGATTCACCAGCCCAATTATGAAGTAGGCGAAGATTTTTATGCGCGATTTTCAGAAACGCATTCGCAGAAAGAATTAGAGGCTGCATTTACATTGAAAAATAAACAAAAAAAATGGTTGGCCGATGTGCCTTTGTTAGCAACACAAGGTCTAATTCGATGCGGAGTGAATCCGCAGGATATTTATTTATCGAATGAATGTACTTATGCGAATCCTGAGCGTTATTTTTCGTATCGCCGTGATGGTATTACGGGTCGGATGGCGAGTTTTGTTTTTATAAATCAGTGAATTATTTGCTGTTGATAATGGGCGGCGCTTAGCGCTTTTCTATCGCAATCGCTGCTAATTTCGCACTGCGTTTGGTGCGATCTTTGAATTCGCCAGCGAGTTGTCCGCAAGCGGCATCAATATCATCACCGCGTGTTTTTCGTGTCACGGTTTGCAAGCCAGCGCGCATTAAAACATCACGGAAAGCATCAATCGTTGCGCGGTCTGAGCGTTGGTAACGTGTCCCAGGAAATGGATTAAATGGAATTAAATTAATTTTGCAATTAATGTCACTGAGCAATTTAATCAATTGACGTGCATGTTCCGGTTGATCATTCACGCCTTTTAACATCACATATTCCATGGTGATATGTCGGCGTGGCGCGTCTTTAAAATAATCTTTGCACGCCGCCATTAATTCAGCGATAGGATATTTTTTATTAAGCGGAACGAGTTCACAGCGTAATGCATCGTTAGGTGCATGCAGTGAAATCGCGAGTGCAACATCGCTAATTTTTGCGAGTTCATAGATTTTCGGAACAACGCCGGCGGTACTCAGTGTCAGACGATATTTAGAAATGCCATAGGCAAAATCATCTTGCATCAAATTCATTGCAGAAACGACATTATCAAAATTTAATAGTGGTTCGCCCATTCCCATCATCACGACATTAGTAATCGGACGTGGTTTTTCTTCAGTCGCCATCAAATGGTGTGCGACATATACTTGGCCAATAATTTCCGCAATATTGAGATTGCGATTATACCCTTGCGTGCCGGTCGAACAAAACGTGCAATTCAGCGAACAGCCTACTTGTGATGAAACGCATAAAGTTCCTCGATCATCTTCGGGAATATAAACTGTTTCAATGCTATTGCCACAGGATAATTTCAATAAAAACTTTCGAGTGCCATCCTTTGAAAGACGATCAAAAATTACTTCAGGCGTTTTGATTTCACATAACTCTTGCATGCGCGCGCGCAGCGTTTTGCTGATGTTAGTCATGATATCGAAATCTTTCGCGCCTAACTGATGTATCCATTGAATCACTTGCGAGGCGCGATAAGCCGGCTCACCGATGCTAACAAAATATTCCCCAAGTCCTTTGCGATCAAAGTTGAGTAAATTGACTTTTTCTATTACCTGGGGAGCTGTTGTCATATTAACCTACGATTTCACTTTGGCTAAAAAAGTAAGCAATTTCAACTGCTGCGGTTTCTACGGCGTCTGAACCATGAACTGCATTTTTATCGATAGATTCAGCAAAATCTGCACGAATCGTACCAGCTGCTGCTTGCGCTGGGTTAGTTGCGCCCATGATTTCGCGGTGTTTCAACACGGCGTTTTCGCCACGAAGTGCTTGAATCATAACAGGGCCTGAGCTCATGAAAGCCACTAAGTCATTGAAAAAACCACGCTCTTTATGAATGCCATAAAATTCAGATGCTTGCGCTAAGCTTAAATGCATCATTTTAGCCGCAACGATTTTCAAGCCAGCTTTTTCAAAGCGGTCATAAATTGCGCCAATGACGTTTTTAGCGACTGCATCAGGTTTGATGATGGATAATGTTGTTTCGATAGCCATTTGGGATGTTCCTTGTTGGTATGGTTAAAAAGTTGGCAGATTATACGCGAGTTTTTTTGTGAATCCTAGATGAATTCTGCTACATTACGTTCAAAGAGTGCCGCCAAGGCACAGAATAACGCGTATTTCTGCAGATTGTAGAGATTGGCAAGGTTATTATAAGTATACTTTTTGTTGTATCACGTATGATTTTCTTGCTGTGTCGTACTTGTTACTTGAATTCGCGTTATGTATTATCGAAGAATTATGTGATAACAAAAGCGTTACTATTATGAAATTCTCACATTATTTATTGATTGGTATGTCACTGAGTTATTCTGTTTTTGCGCTTAGTCATGAAGTGCCTGATGATGTAAAAGCTGATGTTACTATTAGCATCCTGGGCGATTATCGCTATATTGACAGCAATGGAATTCCTGCAATACATGGAGAGTTTCCTAATTCAGGTAACCCCAATACTATCTCTGCACAACCTTACCGATTTCGAGCTCCAGTCGCTCCAGTTTTGGCCTCTCACGACACACCGGTTTCCAGAGGAAGTGATAGTGGCGTTGCTCTAAATGGCGTTCCTTTTGACCCGCTTTCTATTGAATACTGGAATGATGGTCAGCGAACTCATCAATCTTCTCCTTGGAATTACGAAGCAATGACGAATGCTTCTGAATTAGGTTTGGATGCACAAAATGCTCATGTTCAACCCAATGGGGCTTATCATTATCATGGATTACCTGAGGCACTTTATAAACAACTTTCTGAAGGAAAAACACCACCTGATCACATGATTTTGATTGGATATGCAGCCGATGGCTTTCCTATGTACGCATTGTATGGTTATAGCGAAGCCAATAACGCCAAGAGCGCATTAAAATTATTATTACCCAGTTATTCTTTAATAACAGGCGCCAGACCAGCAGATGCGCCAGCAGGTAATTACGATGGTACATTTGTAGAAGACTATGCTTATATCGCAAGCTCGGGTGATTTAGATGAATGTAATGGCCGCAGCGGTGTGACACCAGAATATCCTCAAGGAACTTATTATTATATGGTGACTAATGAATATCCTTATATTCCTCACTGTTATCGTGGCACCCCTGATCCATCTTTTTCTAAAAGAAAATTTGGGCCTCCGCCTCACCATGATAATTAAAATGTACGCTAATAGCTATTATATTTGATTCTGCCACAATTAATTTGATGGGGTAGAAAAATTTTTTCCTTTCTGTTTTTCTTCAGCTAATGCAATCTTCGCAGCCTCTTCGTCTTCTGTTAATCCTGGTGGCACTAAAGTAGGCGCAGCAATAGTGTCAGAAGTTGATTTTTGTGGAATCGGATTGTGGTCAGTGAAAGTAGGATTGTTGACACCGGGAGGTGTTTTTAAGCTAGGATTATTTTTTGCGTTAACGTAATCGCTGCTGCGATTATGCATGCAAGCGCTTAATGTTAGCGCCAAAATTGAAAGAGAAATTAATGATAAAGCTGATTTCATTATGGTAGGTCCTTTGAAATTGAGGGAATTAATTGTAAATCGCGCAATACTTTTTCTAAAACAGTTTGGTGTTCTTTTTCTAGTGGCGTTAGTGGTAATCGAATGGCAGCAGAAATCTTCTCCATAAGATAAAGCGCATATTTTATAGGGATTGGATTAGTTTCAAGACCGCTAGCTTCAATTAATGGATTTAGTTTTTTTTCTAAAACATTGAGTGCTGGAAAATTATTTTCAAGCGCATAATGCATGAGTTGTTTCATTTCGCTGGGGACACTATTAGCAATGACAGAGATCACACCGTCGCCACCTGCCTGAACATAAGCCACGCTATTGTTATCACAGCTTGACCACAGTAAAAATTGATTACCACAGAGATTTTTAAGTGTTGGTACGCGTTTGAGGTCAGAATGAGTATCTTTAAGGCCAATAATATTTTTTAGTTGGCTGAGTTGATATACGGTCTCAATTTCTAAGTTACATCCTGTGCGTCCTGAATTATTGTAAAGAATAATGGGAATGTTAACAGCGTCGTTGATGGCTTTAAAGTGTAGATATAAACCATTCTGAGTGGGTTTATTGTAATAAGGGGTTATGATCAATAAGCCGTCCGCGCCCAAGGCTTCTGCCTCTTGTGATAGCGCAATAGAGTTGCGAGTATCGTAAGTGCCGGTACCAACGAAAACAGGTAAGCGGTGGTTCACTTGTTTGATTGCGGCTTTAACGATCGCAGTTCTTTCTTCGTGCGATAATGTTGGTGACTCGCCGGTAGTTCCTAAAACGACCAAAGCTTCAGTGCCTGAAGCCACATGCCAGTCAATGAGTGATGAAAGTGCCTGATAGTCAACTTGACCATCCAAGTTCATCGGGGTAACGAGAGCGACCATACAAGCAAATTTCATAGCTTCCTCCAAAAGAATGGATTATCGAGGAAAAGCACCTGGGAAGCAAATGGGAAGTTGACGCCAATATTTTTTATTGATACTGTCGCTGCTTCTTTCCCTTCGTTTATTCCTTCTCAGGAACCTCTTTTAATCATTTATTTTCATAATGGACAATGGTGTTGCAATAATGAGTCAGCATATTTCTAAAGCCCATGATAATTTTTTTAAAGAAGCGATGAAAGATGTGCGCGTCGCGCGTGAATTTTTTCAAATGCATTTGCCGCAAGATCTACAGCAGGTGATTCAATGGGAGAGTTTGGAGCTGCAAGCGAGCACGTATTCTGATATTTTGCGCAACGAGACAATTTCAGACAT
Protein-coding sequences here:
- a CDS encoding tetratricopeptide repeat protein yields the protein MSVYKTEEEQIDDLKRWLKSYGPSILAGIVLAIVVLYGWRYWKTYQHNQAISASVLYQQTVDAYQTKRTDLLTKSVATLKKKYTRSPYTQYAVFIQAKVAADKQDYPSADTALSWIIANSHDKNITAIAELRLGSIQIANHEETTAIKTLEKVTANNPAFKGLALIKIADAYLALGDSNNAKINYEAADKLLPDSENTMPTLALKLGNATTT
- the hisS gene encoding histidine--tRNA ligase; this encodes MSSLIKAIRGMNDLLPEQSGRWQYVEATLNRIVHGHGYQEIRFPVLEQTALFKRSIGDVTDIVEKEMYSFEDRNGDALSLRPEGTACCVRAALEHGLLYNQTPRLWYMGPFYRHERPQKGRYRQFHQLGIEAFGISSPDIDAEVIALSAAIFQAFNLSHAVTLQINSIGTAETRNQYRNALVAYFTPYKAQLDEDCLRRLDTNPMRILDSKNPALKPLIAQAPKLLDFLDENSKQHQLALLSYLDALGIHYQINPYIVRGLDYYNDTVFEWVADDGLGAQSTVCAGGRYNGLVSQLGGDSTPAIGFALGIERLILLLETQAAFQAIIPSIDAYLILAGEQAQKNGLVLADKLRASLPNLRLITHCGSSSFKSQFKKADKSNARYALILGEDEILQGKITLKFLREEQPQQSLSFEDLLTILGDH
- a CDS encoding helix-turn-helix domain-containing protein, whose translation is MTVTHEQAYAVFKETREQRGLSVAEVANALHLTVTMIEQIEAGEFIQRHLAPVFIRGYIRSYAKYLSLPDNIVEEIVRTLDSGAPAPSTIKKSPPVYKKQLIQFNIKKVFTYLIIVVILIVFASIWHSGKQAENTASQPATIDAPIKSDEAIAIEPMDTSSQAEEYIASQPQDEPIEPEDENNAIQSEENAPLTPEQDVVTAPESAPPQPTEISPPVEAPPAPVVAAPTPIKKQPAPPPKVTTPAAPTQPEVVDAQETA
- the pgeF gene encoding peptidoglycan editing factor PgeF produces the protein MSSSKPLLIPSWPAPSNIRAYSTLRYPGESHGVYAGFNLALHVGDEKSQVLANRHDLIDYANLPSMPKWLNQTHSNIALLAETVSSEIAPNADASYTQKPHEICVVMTADCLPILVTNKEGTEVAAIHAGWQGLAAGVIENTLSALKSKPESLMVWIGPSIHQPNYEVGEDFYARFSETHSQKELEAAFTLKNKQKKWLADVPLLATQGLIRCGVNPQDIYLSNECTYANPERYFSYRRDGITGRMASFVFINQ
- the rlmN gene encoding 23S rRNA (adenine(2503)-C(2))-methyltransferase RlmN, which encodes MTTAPQVIEKVNLLNFDRKGLGEYFVSIGEPAYRASQVIQWIHQLGAKDFDIMTNISKTLRARMQELCEIKTPEVIFDRLSKDGTRKFLLKLSCGNSIETVYIPEDDRGTLCVSSQVGCSLNCTFCSTGTQGYNRNLNIAEIIGQVYVAHHLMATEEKPRPITNVVMMGMGEPLLNFDNVVSAMNLMQDDFAYGISKYRLTLSTAGVVPKIYELAKISDVALAISLHAPNDALRCELVPLNKKYPIAELMAACKDYFKDAPRRHITMEYVMLKGVNDQPEHARQLIKLLSDINCKINLIPFNPFPGTRYQRSDRATIDAFRDVLMRAGLQTVTRKTRGDDIDAACGQLAGEFKDRTKRSAKLAAIAIEKR
- the ndk gene encoding nucleoside-diphosphate kinase — translated: MAIETTLSIIKPDAVAKNVIGAIYDRFEKAGLKIVAAKMMHLSLAQASEFYGIHKERGFFNDLVAFMSSGPVMIQALRGENAVLKHREIMGATNPAQAAAGTIRADFAESIDKNAVHGSDAVETAAVEIAYFFSQSEIVG
- a CDS encoding YHYH protein — its product is MKFSHYLLIGMSLSYSVFALSHEVPDDVKADVTISILGDYRYIDSNGIPAIHGEFPNSGNPNTISAQPYRFRAPVAPVLASHDTPVSRGSDSGVALNGVPFDPLSIEYWNDGQRTHQSSPWNYEAMTNASELGLDAQNAHVQPNGAYHYHGLPEALYKQLSEGKTPPDHMILIGYAADGFPMYALYGYSEANNAKSALKLLLPSYSLITGARPADAPAGNYDGTFVEDYAYIASSGDLDECNGRSGVTPEYPQGTYYYMVTNEYPYIPHCYRGTPDPSFSKRKFGPPPHHDN
- a CDS encoding 4-hydroxy-tetrahydrodipicolinate synthase; translated protein: MKFACMVALVTPMNLDGQVDYQALSSLIDWHVASGTEALVVLGTTGESPTLSHEERTAIVKAAIKQVNHRLPVFVGTGTYDTRNSIALSQEAEALGADGLLIITPYYNKPTQNGLYLHFKAINDAVNIPIILYNNSGRTGCNLEIETVYQLSQLKNIIGLKDTHSDLKRVPTLKNLCGNQFLLWSSCDNNSVAYVQAGGDGVISVIANSVPSEMKQLMHYALENNFPALNVLEKKLNPLIEASGLETNPIPIKYALYLMEKISAAIRLPLTPLEKEHQTVLEKVLRDLQLIPSISKDLP